A genome region from Chryseobacterium sp. G0186 includes the following:
- a CDS encoding ribokinase yields the protein MNFSSEQPKIIVVGSSSIDLVLETDKLPLPNETVLAVNSESYFGGKGANQAVGTARLGASVYFIGCVGMDPLGQQIMRNLVSESVNVGFVHETDKESTGTAYVTTSDGNAAIVVVPAANKYLNTSHIDEADRYFHTSDLVLVQLEVSMEVVEYTVKKAKKYGKKVGLYASPAMRVSDTVLEEVDFIVAKSSELYIIFGEEQREEVLKKYYNKVFVRDDSNSTIYFDGTEMKYYRNDKDTTVYKMGMGDAFTSGFAIALCHGNSIEDCVKFGNEVSSRVSGGKGSQTGLPKISDFTS from the coding sequence ATGAATTTCTCATCAGAACAACCCAAAATTATTGTTGTAGGCAGTTCCTCAATAGATCTTGTTTTGGAAACCGACAAACTTCCATTACCCAATGAAACAGTTTTGGCTGTTAACTCAGAAAGTTATTTCGGTGGAAAAGGGGCAAATCAGGCGGTAGGTACCGCAAGGTTGGGAGCAAGTGTTTATTTTATAGGTTGTGTAGGAATGGACCCTCTAGGGCAGCAAATCATGAGAAATCTGGTGAGCGAAAGTGTGAATGTGGGTTTTGTACATGAAACGGATAAAGAATCAACAGGTACAGCTTATGTAACCACATCTGATGGTAATGCTGCTATTGTGGTAGTGCCTGCTGCCAATAAATATCTTAATACTTCTCATATTGATGAGGCAGACCGCTATTTTCATACCTCTGATCTTGTGCTTGTACAGCTTGAAGTTTCTATGGAGGTTGTAGAATATACAGTAAAAAAAGCAAAAAAATATGGTAAAAAGGTAGGTCTTTATGCTTCTCCTGCCATGAGAGTAAGCGATACTGTTCTGGAGGAAGTAGATTTTATTGTTGCAAAAAGCAGTGAGCTTTATATCATTTTTGGCGAAGAACAAAGAGAGGAGGTACTAAAAAAATACTATAATAAAGTATTTGTAAGAGATGATTCCAATTCTACCATTTACTTTGATGGAACAGAGATGAAGTATTACAGAAATGATAAAGATACAACCGTTTATAAGATGGGGATGGGAGATGCATTTACATCAGGTTTTGCCATAGCACTTTGTCATGGGAATTCCATTGAAGACTGTGTGAAATTTGGAAATGAGGTTTCATCAAGGGTTTCCGGAGGGAAAGGATCTCAGACCGGACTACCTAAGATCTCGGATTTTACTTCTTAA
- a CDS encoding DUF72 domain-containing protein, producing the protein MKFGQVEDPSKIDFTLPKDHPRTKEILSLNKKGLENISIGCAKWNKTDLKGFYPKGTKDELTYYATQFNSIELNATFYGMPTPDQVKTWKEKTPDNFKFFPKITNTVSHFRRLIDVTDPVTHFASAVINFDEKLGMAFLQLHDNFKPKDYDRLEKFVKEWPKEVPLAIELRNTEWFTDEEILNTTCELFEAHNITNIIVDTAGRRDMLHMRLTTPNAFIRYVGANAESDYERLDDWLKHLQQWKKDGLQNLYFFVHQNIEKASPLLSAYFIKKINEEWKTGIHIPQMATESTGTLF; encoded by the coding sequence ATGAAATTCGGACAAGTAGAAGACCCATCAAAAATAGACTTCACCCTTCCAAAAGATCATCCCAGAACCAAGGAAATTTTAAGTCTTAACAAAAAAGGACTCGAAAATATATCTATCGGATGTGCCAAATGGAATAAAACAGACCTTAAAGGGTTCTACCCTAAAGGAACAAAGGATGAATTGACCTATTATGCCACTCAGTTTAATTCCATTGAACTGAATGCAACTTTTTATGGAATGCCCACGCCGGATCAGGTAAAAACATGGAAAGAAAAAACTCCGGATAACTTTAAATTCTTCCCTAAGATCACCAATACCGTTTCTCATTTCAGAAGATTGATAGATGTTACAGACCCTGTCACTCATTTTGCTTCAGCAGTTATTAATTTTGATGAAAAACTGGGAATGGCTTTTCTCCAGCTTCATGATAACTTTAAACCCAAAGACTACGACAGGCTGGAAAAATTCGTAAAAGAATGGCCCAAAGAAGTTCCTCTCGCCATAGAGCTTAGAAATACAGAATGGTTTACTGATGAAGAGATCCTTAACACCACCTGTGAACTCTTTGAAGCCCACAACATCACCAATATCATTGTAGATACTGCAGGGAGAAGAGATATGCTTCATATGCGCCTTACAACACCCAATGCATTTATCCGTTACGTAGGAGCGAATGCAGAAAGCGATTACGAAAGACTGGACGATTGGTTGAAGCACCTCCAACAATGGAAAAAGGATGGTCTTCAGAATCTTTATTTCTTTGTACACCAGAACATTGAAAAAGCCTCCCCTCTTCTATCCGCTTACTTCATCAAAAAAATAAATGAAGAGTGGAAAACAGGTATCCATATTCCGCAAATGGCTACTGAAAGTACAGGTACTCTTTTTTAG
- a CDS encoding efflux RND transporter periplasmic adaptor subunit produces MKKKFTWKKAIYIVLGLLFAVALFSGLGYLVKSNSKESESFLTRKPTVQNMDDKVMATGKIVPKEEIEIKPNITGIIDKILVKEGDKVEVGQLIATVRIVPSISEVNAAQQEVQNAQLQIQNSQLNVGNMQKQFEMQDKLYKQGVASRQEYLNSQQQLYSQQQSLKNAQQQLNTAQKRLQIAKTGATPELQGQGLATTQIRSKASGTVLEVPVKVGSQVIEANNFNAGTTICSVADLNSLIFKGEIDEAQAGKLSQGMDMNIVIGALQNKTFPGKLTMIAPKGKDNLGTIKFPVEGNVDNPNNEYIRAGFSANGEIVLSSQKNALLLDESLVQYEKKQGKDVPFVEAKQKDGKFKKVYVKLGASDGINVQILPGSSITKDSEVKVWNPSDKDKEELKEKSKTK; encoded by the coding sequence ATGAAAAAGAAATTCACTTGGAAAAAAGCCATTTATATAGTGTTGGGGCTTTTATTTGCAGTGGCATTGTTCTCAGGGCTTGGCTATTTAGTAAAGTCGAATTCTAAAGAAAGCGAATCTTTCCTTACCCGTAAGCCTACCGTTCAAAACATGGATGATAAGGTGATGGCTACCGGAAAAATTGTTCCAAAGGAAGAAATTGAAATTAAACCCAATATTACGGGGATTATCGATAAAATCTTAGTGAAAGAAGGAGATAAGGTAGAGGTAGGTCAGTTGATTGCTACGGTAAGAATTGTACCAAGTATTTCTGAAGTGAATGCGGCTCAGCAAGAAGTTCAGAATGCCCAGCTTCAGATTCAGAATTCCCAGCTGAATGTTGGCAATATGCAGAAGCAGTTTGAAATGCAGGATAAACTTTACAAGCAAGGAGTAGCTTCCAGACAGGAATATCTTAACTCCCAGCAACAGTTGTATTCTCAGCAGCAATCTCTTAAAAATGCGCAACAACAATTGAATACAGCGCAAAAAAGATTACAGATTGCCAAGACGGGAGCCACTCCGGAACTTCAGGGCCAGGGGTTGGCTACTACTCAAATCCGTTCCAAGGCTTCAGGAACCGTTCTTGAGGTACCTGTGAAAGTAGGGAGCCAGGTAATTGAAGCGAATAACTTCAATGCCGGTACTACAATATGTTCCGTAGCAGACTTGAATTCTTTGATCTTTAAAGGAGAAATTGATGAAGCACAAGCTGGAAAATTAAGTCAGGGAATGGATATGAATATTGTAATCGGTGCATTACAAAATAAAACGTTCCCAGGAAAACTGACGATGATTGCTCCTAAGGGAAAAGATAATTTAGGGACCATTAAATTTCCGGTAGAAGGAAATGTAGATAACCCTAATAACGAATATATCAGAGCAGGGTTCTCTGCAAACGGGGAAATTGTACTAAGCTCTCAGAAAAATGCTTTATTACTGGATGAATCTTTAGTTCAGTATGAAAAGAAACAAGGAAAAGATGTTCCTTTTGTAGAAGCAAAGCAAAAAGATGGGAAATTTAAAAAGGTGTATGTAAAACTGGGTGCCAGCGATGGAATCAATGTTCAGATTCTTCCAGGATCAAGTATTACCAAGGATTCCGAAGTGAAAGTATGGAACCCGTCTGATAAAGACAAAGAAGAGTTGAAGGAAAAATCAAAGACAAAATAA
- a CDS encoding ribonucleotide-diphosphate reductase subunit beta: MGIFDKRVSYKPFEYPEVLQFVEAINKSFWVHSEVDFTADVQDFHSQLEPHEKHAVKNALLAIAQIEVSVKTFWGNLYNHMPKPELNGLGATFAECEFRHSEAYSRLLEVLGYNEEFSNVIEIPAVKKRIDFLSNVLKHANSTTPKEYVSSLLLFSILIENVSLFSQFAIILSFTRFKGYMKNVSNIIAWTSVDEQIHANAGIYLINKIREEQPDLLTDSDIEDIYTLVDQSIELEGEILDWIFELGELSVFSREDLLNFMKYRVDDSLKKINMETRYNVSPEQYRPMKWFEEEVFANSMDDFFAKRPVDYTKHDKSITANDLF, translated from the coding sequence ATGGGAATTTTTGATAAAAGAGTAAGTTATAAGCCATTTGAATACCCGGAGGTTCTTCAATTTGTAGAGGCAATCAACAAATCGTTCTGGGTACATTCGGAAGTGGACTTTACTGCAGATGTTCAGGATTTTCATTCGCAGTTGGAACCACATGAAAAGCATGCTGTGAAAAATGCGCTTCTCGCCATTGCACAGATCGAGGTGTCTGTAAAGACATTCTGGGGAAACCTATACAACCACATGCCAAAACCTGAATTGAATGGTTTGGGAGCTACTTTTGCAGAATGTGAATTCCGTCATTCTGAAGCTTATTCCCGTTTATTGGAAGTGTTAGGATATAATGAAGAATTTTCGAATGTAATAGAAATTCCTGCTGTAAAAAAGAGAATTGATTTCTTATCAAACGTTCTTAAGCACGCCAATTCTACAACACCAAAAGAATACGTTTCTTCTCTCTTATTATTCAGTATCCTTATTGAAAATGTATCGCTTTTCTCACAATTTGCGATTATTCTGTCTTTCACAAGATTCAAAGGATATATGAAGAATGTTTCCAATATCATTGCATGGACTTCTGTAGATGAACAGATTCACGCTAATGCAGGAATTTATCTGATCAACAAAATCCGTGAAGAGCAACCTGATCTATTGACAGATTCAGATATTGAAGATATCTACACCTTGGTAGATCAATCTATAGAACTGGAAGGAGAAATCCTAGACTGGATTTTTGAACTTGGAGAATTAAGTGTTTTCTCAAGAGAAGATCTACTGAACTTTATGAAATACCGTGTTGATGACAGTTTAAAGAAAATTAACATGGAAACCCGTTATAACGTTTCTCCGGAACAATACCGTCCTATGAAATGGTTTGAAGAAGAGGTTTTTGCCAACTCTATGGATGATTTCTTTGCCAAAAGACCGGTAGACTACACGAAACATGATAAGAGTATTACAGCAAACGATTTGTTTTAA
- a CDS encoding HD domain-containing protein — protein MKSTIDNTVAFVKEKLEGAEAGHDWFHIERVWKLSKKIAETEDCDQEVVELSALLHDIADPKFHNGDETIAPKISRAFLEEQNVPNETVEKVLYIIENISFKNRSNAPADPSLELQIVQDADRIDAIGAIGIARTFNFGGFKNNPMYDPEAQPNLGMSKEEYKKSNGTTINHFYEKLLLLKNLMNTEKGKKMAEERHDYMLNFLDQFYKEWNVD, from the coding sequence ATGAAAAGTACGATTGACAACACCGTAGCATTTGTAAAGGAAAAATTAGAAGGAGCAGAAGCAGGCCACGACTGGTTCCACATTGAAAGAGTCTGGAAGCTTTCTAAAAAAATAGCGGAAACAGAAGATTGTGACCAGGAAGTCGTTGAATTATCAGCATTATTGCATGATATTGCCGATCCCAAATTTCATAATGGGGATGAAACCATAGCTCCCAAAATATCAAGAGCGTTTCTTGAAGAGCAAAATGTTCCCAATGAAACCGTTGAAAAGGTGTTGTATATCATTGAAAATATCTCCTTTAAAAACAGGAGCAATGCCCCTGCTGATCCCTCTCTTGAACTACAGATTGTACAGGATGCAGACCGTATTGATGCCATCGGTGCCATTGGAATTGCCAGAACTTTTAATTTTGGAGGATTTAAGAATAACCCAATGTATGATCCCGAGGCTCAACCTAACCTAGGAATGTCCAAAGAGGAATATAAGAAGTCTAATGGGACAACCATCAATCATTTTTATGAAAAGTTATTGCTCCTAAAGAACCTTATGAATACTGAAAAAGGGAAAAAAATGGCTGAAGAAAGGCATGATTATATGCTGAATTTTCTGGATCAGTTCTATAAAGAGTGGAATGTGGATTAA
- a CDS encoding ABC transporter permease: MNIIFKKDTWQEIYYSLKNNKLRTFLTMIGVGWGMFLYVSLLGAAKGMENGFDKLFSGFATNSIFLWAQKTSIPYEGFPKGREVHLNLSDMEMLKRKVTAVDYISPQNARGSFTGTPGESMSRNGKSATYSLTGDYSVGNKISEKKLIFGRYINDADVSGNKNVVVIGEEIYKNFFDSKKKENPIGKSINIKGLFFNVIGVFRVKKGGGFENDQTAFIPLSTYTKMYNAGDQIDMFAIVSKPNANVNTVEEEVKQVLKTKNKVSPEDTNAFGSFNLGKEFKKLTGFLTGMQLLTIIVGTLTILAGVIAISNILLITVKERTKEIGIRRALGAKPAEVRNQILLESVVITLSSGLLGFLFGIFVLMILNAVTQGQDAFPFYNPTVNYGNVFAAMAVMVILGLIIGMIPAQRAVKIRPIEALRTE; this comes from the coding sequence GTGAACATCATATTTAAAAAAGATACTTGGCAGGAGATCTATTATTCATTGAAGAATAATAAGCTCCGTACATTTCTTACCATGATTGGAGTAGGATGGGGGATGTTTTTGTATGTGAGCCTTCTTGGGGCAGCAAAGGGAATGGAAAATGGCTTTGATAAATTGTTTTCCGGCTTTGCTACCAATTCCATTTTCCTATGGGCACAGAAAACCTCTATTCCTTATGAGGGATTTCCTAAGGGAAGAGAAGTTCATCTGAATCTCTCCGATATGGAAATGCTAAAAAGAAAAGTAACTGCTGTAGATTATATATCACCTCAGAATGCAAGAGGAAGCTTCACCGGAACCCCTGGAGAATCAATGTCCAGAAACGGGAAAAGCGCAACCTATTCTCTTACGGGAGATTATTCTGTGGGAAATAAAATTTCAGAGAAAAAACTGATTTTCGGACGCTACATCAATGATGCAGATGTTTCGGGAAATAAAAATGTAGTGGTCATCGGAGAAGAAATTTACAAGAACTTTTTTGATTCCAAGAAAAAAGAAAATCCAATAGGAAAATCCATCAATATAAAAGGATTATTCTTCAATGTTATTGGGGTTTTCAGAGTGAAAAAAGGAGGCGGTTTTGAGAATGACCAAACTGCTTTTATTCCACTCTCCACCTACACGAAAATGTATAATGCAGGAGATCAGATTGACATGTTTGCGATTGTAAGTAAGCCTAATGCCAATGTGAACACAGTGGAAGAAGAAGTAAAGCAGGTGTTAAAAACTAAAAATAAGGTTTCTCCGGAAGATACCAATGCATTTGGAAGCTTCAACCTTGGAAAGGAATTTAAAAAATTGACAGGTTTCCTTACCGGAATGCAGCTTCTGACAATCATCGTTGGAACACTGACGATTCTTGCAGGAGTCATTGCGATCTCCAATATCCTGCTGATTACGGTGAAAGAAAGAACGAAGGAAATCGGGATCAGAAGAGCATTAGGAGCAAAACCGGCAGAAGTAAGAAATCAGATACTGTTAGAAAGTGTTGTGATTACGCTCTCCTCAGGATTATTGGGATTCCTCTTTGGGATTTTTGTCCTCATGATTCTCAATGCAGTCACACAGGGTCAGGATGCATTTCCTTTCTATAATCCAACAGTAAACTATGGAAATGTATTTGCCGCCATGGCTGTAATGGTGATTTTAGGATTGATTATCGGTATGATTCCGGCACAGAGAGCTGTTAAGATTAGACCTATTGAAGCATTAAGAACAGAGTAA
- a CDS encoding ABC transporter permease, with translation MFDLDRWQEIFSSIRSNVLRTVLSGFTVALGLFIFIVLFGIGTGLQNAFSEGFSGDAKNLITISTGKTTLAYKGLQSERNVTMNNDDYDFLINAEKKNVGASSPRYNASLMVKYAKESGTYQIHGAEPGEQVIENRKIMDGRYITPRDLEGKQNVAVIGRMVQRDLIKNGSPVGKDLDINGTMFKIIGVFSDDGGDWDERHITVPITTLQQMKKGSDTVNIAYISYSDKLTPQEAIKYGDELKDKLKSRKSVSPDDENGVRIWNNAKNMNDTFTFMAVLTAIVGFIGMGTLLAGIIGISNIMVYIVKERTKEIGVRKAIGAKPGGIVALIVQESVVITVVSGFVGVGIGVLTLNLLGDSLEEFFIKSPSVGWGTIVMAFIALIFSGLIAGFVPAYRASRIKPIEALRTE, from the coding sequence ATGTTTGACCTAGATCGTTGGCAGGAAATATTCAGTTCTATCCGTAGTAATGTACTTCGGACGGTACTTTCAGGGTTTACGGTAGCTTTGGGATTGTTTATCTTTATTGTGCTGTTCGGAATTGGAACAGGACTTCAAAATGCCTTTTCAGAAGGGTTTTCCGGAGATGCCAAAAACCTGATCACCATTTCCACAGGAAAGACCACTTTAGCCTATAAAGGATTGCAGTCTGAACGAAACGTTACCATGAATAACGACGATTATGACTTTCTGATCAACGCAGAGAAGAAGAATGTAGGTGCTTCCAGTCCAAGGTATAATGCCAGCTTAATGGTAAAGTACGCGAAAGAAAGCGGAACCTATCAGATACACGGTGCCGAGCCGGGTGAGCAGGTGATTGAAAACAGGAAGATAATGGATGGTCGCTATATTACCCCAAGAGATCTGGAGGGGAAGCAAAATGTAGCTGTCATTGGTAGAATGGTGCAGAGGGATTTGATTAAAAATGGAAGCCCTGTAGGAAAGGATTTGGACATCAATGGAACAATGTTTAAAATTATCGGGGTGTTTTCTGATGATGGAGGAGACTGGGATGAAAGACATATTACGGTTCCCATTACAACCTTGCAGCAGATGAAAAAAGGGTCCGATACTGTGAATATAGCCTATATCTCCTACAGTGATAAACTTACTCCGCAGGAGGCCATCAAATACGGTGATGAATTAAAGGATAAATTGAAATCCAGAAAAAGTGTTTCTCCTGATGATGAAAACGGAGTTCGTATCTGGAACAATGCCAAGAATATGAACGATACATTCACCTTTATGGCTGTTCTTACAGCGATTGTTGGATTTATCGGTATGGGAACTTTATTGGCAGGAATTATCGGGATAAGTAATATCATGGTGTATATCGTAAAGGAAAGAACTAAGGAAATAGGAGTGCGTAAAGCCATTGGGGCAAAACCAGGAGGAATTGTGGCTCTTATTGTTCAGGAAAGTGTTGTCATTACGGTAGTTTCAGGATTTGTAGGAGTAGGAATAGGTGTTTTAACCTTAAATCTGCTGGGAGACAGTCTGGAAGAGTTTTTTATAAAAAGCCCGAGTGTAGGATGGGGAACAATAGTTATGGCATTTATTGCATTGATTTTCTCCGGTCTGATTGCAGGGTTTGTTCCGGCGTACAGAGCCTCAAGGATTAAACCGATTGAAGCTTTGAGAACAGAATAA
- a CDS encoding serine aminopeptidase domain-containing protein — translation MEKLVLTTEDHASLTIHLFQPEKSNGKLLLINSATGVKQQVYFSFANYFSEQGFTVITYDYRGIGLSKPNNMKGFHGSMRIWGSRDYKTLTEYIKAQFPEYTKYCLGHSVGALILGMNEDSEMFEEFVFVGTQNAFVGHLKLRTKIEAYLGFGIVQPITTSLLGYFPANWFGLGESLPKNCAYDWRTLILNKKSTNRLLEKIDDYSKNLTQKVFVIRAEDDVWLTEKGVLSLLNTTYPNLKPTYRLIKTSESEKKEIGHVNFFRSYNHKLWDIILNELIDK, via the coding sequence ATGGAAAAACTAGTACTTACCACAGAAGACCATGCTTCTCTGACCATCCATCTTTTTCAGCCTGAAAAAAGTAATGGAAAACTATTGCTCATCAACTCTGCAACGGGTGTAAAGCAACAGGTCTATTTTTCTTTTGCCAACTATTTTTCTGAGCAGGGCTTTACAGTAATAACGTATGATTATAGGGGAATAGGTCTTTCTAAGCCCAATAATATGAAAGGCTTTCATGGTTCTATGAGGATTTGGGGTTCACGGGATTATAAAACATTAACAGAATATATCAAAGCTCAGTTTCCTGAGTACACCAAATATTGTTTAGGCCATTCTGTGGGTGCCTTGATTCTTGGAATGAACGAGGATTCGGAAATGTTTGAAGAGTTTGTTTTTGTAGGAACTCAGAATGCCTTTGTGGGGCATCTTAAATTGAGAACCAAAATCGAGGCCTATTTAGGATTTGGAATTGTTCAGCCTATAACCACTTCATTATTAGGATATTTTCCGGCAAATTGGTTCGGGCTTGGAGAAAGTCTTCCAAAAAATTGCGCATATGACTGGAGAACCTTAATTTTAAATAAGAAATCCACCAACCGATTGTTGGAGAAAATTGATGATTATTCTAAAAATTTAACTCAGAAAGTTTTTGTAATTCGTGCTGAGGATGACGTTTGGCTTACAGAGAAAGGAGTTTTGAGTTTATTAAATACTACCTATCCTAATCTTAAACCAACCTACAGGCTTATAAAAACCTCTGAATCTGAGAAAAAGGAAATAGGACACGTTAATTTTTTTAGAAGCTATAATCATAAGCTTTGGGATATTATTTTAAATGAACTGATAGATAAATGA
- a CDS encoding ABC transporter ATP-binding protein: MLVIQDLNKSYDTGKSKLHVLKGINLNISEGEFVSIMGSSGSGKSTLLNIIGILDEKDSGTYELDGVPIEHLSEVKAAEYRSKFLGFIFQSFNLINYKTALENVALPLYYQNVPRKERNQRALEYLEKVGLAQWAGHLPSELSGGQKQRVAIARALITNPKVVLADEPTGALDSKTTHDIMKLLQDINNEGKTIIVVTHEPDVAAQTKRNVVLKDGVIESDEFIKQIVL, from the coding sequence ATGTTAGTAATTCAGGATTTAAATAAATCATACGATACGGGGAAAAGTAAGCTCCATGTTCTTAAAGGGATCAATCTGAATATTTCAGAGGGCGAGTTTGTTTCCATTATGGGAAGTTCCGGTTCGGGAAAATCTACACTTCTTAATATTATTGGTATTCTGGACGAAAAAGATTCAGGAACTTATGAGCTTGATGGAGTGCCCATTGAGCATTTATCTGAGGTGAAGGCAGCGGAATACAGAAGTAAATTTTTAGGATTTATTTTTCAGTCTTTCAACCTGATCAACTATAAAACAGCCCTGGAAAATGTTGCTCTTCCATTATACTATCAAAATGTACCCAGAAAAGAACGTAATCAGAGAGCATTGGAATATCTGGAGAAAGTAGGCTTGGCACAGTGGGCAGGTCACCTTCCAAGTGAGCTTTCAGGAGGGCAGAAGCAAAGGGTTGCTATTGCAAGAGCTTTGATTACAAATCCAAAGGTGGTATTAGCCGATGAACCTACCGGTGCATTAGATTCAAAAACAACACACGATATCATGAAGCTTCTTCAGGATATTAACAATGAGGGAAAAACCATTATTGTTGTAACCCACGAACCTGATGTAGCTGCACAGACCAAAAGAAATGTAGTGCTTAAAGATGGGGTCATTGAAAGTGATGAGTTTATTAAGCAGATCGTATTATAA
- a CDS encoding ribonucleoside-diphosphate reductase subunit alpha has translation MEEQNSNIWWLNEESEQMLNRGYLLKGETVDGAIDRITTAAAKKLYKPELQAAFKEMITKGWISFSSPVWANMGTQRGLPISCFNVHIPDSIEGITHKMGEVIMQTKIGGGTSGYFGELRNRGTAVTDNGKSSGAVSFMKLFDTAMDVVSQGGVRRGAFAAYLDIDHGDIEEFLSIKDIGSPIQNLFTGICVPDYWMQDMIDGDMDKRKIWARVLESRQQKGLPYIFFTDNVNRNKPQVYKDLGLPVNASNLCSEIMLPSTREESFICCLSSMNLELYDEWKDTDAVKLAIYFLDAVLSEFIEKTEGNYYLQGARNFAMRHRALGLGVLGYHSYLQKNMIPFESFEATQFNARAFRHIKEQAEQASRELANIYGEPELLKGYGLRNTTTMAIAPTTSSSAILGQTSPGIEPFASNYYKAGLAKGNFMRKNKYLAKLLEEKGLDNEETWRTIMLNHGSVQHLNELTPEEKAVFKTFKEISPMEVISQAAQRQQYIDQAQSLNLQIPSTMPVKDVNYLYIEAWKKGVKTLYYQRSSSVSKEMMVNFVTCSACEA, from the coding sequence ATGGAAGAGCAAAATTCAAATATATGGTGGCTCAATGAAGAGTCTGAGCAGATGCTAAACAGAGGATATCTGTTGAAAGGAGAAACAGTAGACGGAGCCATCGACAGAATCACCACCGCTGCCGCAAAAAAATTATATAAGCCTGAACTGCAGGCTGCATTCAAGGAAATGATCACCAAAGGATGGATCAGTTTTTCTTCACCGGTATGGGCCAATATGGGAACACAGAGAGGTCTTCCGATCTCATGTTTCAATGTTCATATTCCTGACAGTATTGAAGGAATTACTCATAAAATGGGTGAGGTAATCATGCAGACTAAGATCGGTGGCGGAACTTCAGGATACTTTGGAGAACTTCGTAACAGAGGTACTGCTGTAACAGATAATGGTAAATCTTCAGGAGCTGTTTCTTTCATGAAATTGTTTGATACGGCAATGGATGTAGTGTCTCAGGGAGGAGTAAGAAGAGGGGCTTTTGCTGCTTATCTGGACATCGACCACGGTGATATCGAAGAATTTTTATCCATTAAAGATATTGGAAGCCCTATCCAAAACCTATTCACAGGTATTTGTGTTCCGGATTACTGGATGCAGGATATGATTGATGGGGATATGGATAAGCGTAAGATCTGGGCTAGAGTACTGGAAAGCCGTCAGCAAAAAGGTCTTCCTTATATTTTCTTCACAGATAACGTAAACAGAAACAAACCACAGGTTTACAAAGACTTAGGATTACCTGTTAACGCAAGTAACCTTTGTTCTGAAATTATGCTTCCATCTACAAGAGAAGAATCTTTCATCTGCTGCCTATCATCCATGAACTTAGAATTATATGATGAGTGGAAAGATACAGATGCTGTAAAACTGGCTATTTATTTCCTAGATGCTGTTTTATCAGAATTCATTGAAAAAACTGAAGGAAACTATTACCTGCAAGGAGCCAGAAACTTCGCGATGCGTCACAGAGCGCTTGGATTAGGAGTTTTAGGATACCACTCTTATTTACAGAAAAATATGATTCCTTTTGAAAGCTTTGAGGCAACTCAGTTTAATGCAAGAGCTTTTAGACATATTAAAGAACAGGCAGAACAGGCTTCAAGAGAGCTTGCCAACATTTACGGTGAACCGGAATTACTGAAAGGGTACGGATTGAGAAATACTACTACAATGGCTATTGCTCCTACCACTTCAAGTTCTGCAATTCTAGGACAGACATCTCCGGGAATTGAGCCTTTCGCCTCTAATTATTATAAAGCAGGTTTAGCAAAAGGAAACTTTATGCGTAAGAACAAATATCTGGCTAAATTATTAGAAGAAAAAGGATTGGATAACGAGGAAACGTGGAGAACCATCATGCTAAATCATGGTTCTGTACAACATCTGAATGAGCTTACTCCTGAAGAAAAGGCTGTATTCAAAACATTCAAGGAAATTTCTCCAATGGAGGTTATTTCTCAGGCTGCACAGAGACAACAGTACATCGACCAGGCTCAATCTCTGAACCTTCAGATCCCTTCTACAATGCCGGTAAAAGATGTAAACTATTTATATATCGAAGCTTGGAAAAAAGGAGTAAAAACACTTTACTACCAAAGAAGTTCTTCCGTTTCAAAAGAAATGATGGTGAACTTTGTAACATGCTCAGCTTGCGAAGCATAA